The Anolis sagrei isolate rAnoSag1 chromosome 6, rAnoSag1.mat, whole genome shotgun sequence genome includes the window CTTTGATGACTGGATAAAAACATTGATCTTATTTGAAGCGAAAATCTAATCCCTCTCTTTGGGAGAGTTTGGGAGGTCAGAACTATTTCCCTTATGTCAAAGACCCCAGTGGGTACTTTATCTTTGAATGGGGAAGAGGATATCATTTAAAGATAAATAGTTATGCAGAAAATGAAGACATAACAATGAAGGAAAGTGTGAaagcaaaacacacatacacatgaaaACTCACCAGGGTTGCTGAAGATATGGTAggatttttgctttgttctgcctTCACTTTGAGAGGGTTGAAATCTTTTATCATAGCAACAAGAGAACACAAAGCTAAATTTATTTTGCTGCCTTGTTCTCACAGCTGTAAACTTCTCCTCTAACAGAAGGTAATGAGGAGTAGATGGGAAAAATCTGTATAATTTTGAAAGTCAGGCAGAAAATTTTGAAATGTGAGAAAAACTTAAGGATTAAACTTAAAGGATTAAAGGTCAGGAAACCATGCTCTATGAGGATGCTATAAagatctgggtatgtttagcttgcagaagagaaactTAAGAGAAGGCATGGTAGCTATGTTTAAAATGTAAAAGTATTGTGTGAAAAGCCAAGTAAAGTTTCAATTCACATTGtgtatttaaaaaatacacaaatcAAATCATTCAAGGAAATAACCTAGTTTTTTACAACAAAAACTTGGAAATTCATGCAAACACAAAGGGGAATATTGCATTTTGATCCATATGGAAAACAGTGGCTGCAAAGGTATAGCAACATTTCCTAGAGTAGTTCTAGAATAGTACTTGACTGCATCTAGGACTGGCAAAATACCCTTTTCTATCTAAATCAAAGGAAAAAATGTCCTTCCATCTGGAAAAAAATCTGCCTCCTTTTGGCCCTAGTGGAATTATacctttgatatatttttttaaaaaatcagaaaaccTATCTTTCCTTTTGATTATGTTCACACAATAAAATACTTTTGTACAGCTACAGTACTATAGAAAGTGATGCAGCACTACTAAATACAGTAGGACTTACTTCTAAATAGTTATGCTATTAAATGTCTTAACCATTCCATGCCAAAGGGAAAGTCACAATACATTAAAGAGGCAGTCAACAAATGAGTAAGATCTGGGCTAGAAAagactacagttaggtggatttgtaattggttcagtgaatgaaccCACAGGGAACTGACCAATGGTtccccttcatcctggaaagaagtgcaaAGATATAGCACAGGGTCCTGTCCTAAGaccagtgctgttcaacatctttatcaatgacttgaatgaagatttagagggcatgcttctcaagtttgcagatgacactgaATTGGGTGGGAtaactaatactccagaagacaggatcagaattcaaaacaacccTAACAGATTAGAGGGCTGGGCCAAGACTAACAAAacaaatttcaacaaggacaaatgtaagatattacTCTTAGGCAGaaagaacgaaatgcaaagatgcaggaTTGGTGATGCCTGACTCAACAACAGTCcacatgaaaaagatcttggagctttaggcaggggcggctcaacccattatgcaaagtaagcatttgcagtatagttgattttgcccaggggcgctcttgggggaaaatagaccttgacatatgcgagttgtagttactgggatgtaaagttcacctacaatcaaagagcattctgaactccaccaatgatggaattgaaccaaatatggcacacagaactcccatgatgaacagaaaatatatattagtgattagttttttttttgggggggggggcaccaaaatactgtttgcttaccattgaaaattacctagggccacctctggcttTAGGAGAcaaaagttgaacatgagccaacaatgtaatgcagcagttgaaaaagccaatgggattttgggcttcaTCAACAGAGTTATAGTGTTTAGATCAAGAGAAGTtatggtgcccctctattctgctttggtcagacctcatccgtaatactgtgtccaattctggatacCACAATTTAGGAGAGAcatggacaagctggaacatgtccagagaagagcgactAAAAGGATTAAAGGTCgggaaaccatgccctatgaggaatggcatAAAGATCTGGTGAGAAGCTtaagagaagagaagattaagagaAGATGTGGtatgtttaaaatttaaaaggatgtcagaaggaagagggagcaggtttgttttctgtggaactggagcaatggattcaaattataggaaaggagattccacctgaacattaggaagaacttcctgatggtacgAGCTCTTCAACCGTGAAACTCACCCCTTTGTAGTggagtggaagctccttccttggaagctttaaaacagaagctgggtggctatctgtcagggatactttgattgtgcttttcctgcatgtgaaagggttggattgggtggcccatgtggtctctttcaactctatgattctatgattctaactttaTCAGCTAACAAGATAATTTATTCTGAAGTTTACATTCAATTGCTATATTGAAAAGAGTGGGTTCCATTAATTCCTTGCTGAATGGGAagtcaacatttatgtaaatctCACAAATTTCGTGAGTCTTTTGGAGTTGAGATGAGCCAGTTGATTTAGGCATAAAAGGTCAGGTCAATATCAAATACAACCTTTATTTTTCTGTCGAAGGTAGCAGGTGGGAATACAAACTGGCAAATAGAGCCCCCTATTTATATGATGTGTCATATTCACTAGTGCAATTTTAGAAGCCCCAACGTAAGAAGGTGGTGATGACAATGGTCAATTACCTAAAACCCAACGTTTTAACCACCCTCTCTTCCAAActgatgtttattttatattattattattattattattattattattattattattatttccttcatttctacctagcccttctcccacaagaggactcggggtggctttaCATACACAGATACCCAGATTTAACCCTCCTATGTACATCACAGAAGGTATTCTTCATTTCTTCACAATTTTTCTATAGTTCTAAAATAGCACATTACAATGGATCTAGAATATAAAAGGTCCTAGAGACAATGGCTTCATTCCAACATCCCTTTACCATAGCATGAAGATTCATATGTGGACATAATCATATACTCAAAATATCATGCAATCCAACTTCATTTAAACCATACATATATCACAACAAAACTATACCCAAAATTCCATACAATCCATCATCCCTTAGATCAAGCATTCTGAAACAGTGTccagttcccagaagccctagtccGCTTGTTTCAATGGTCAGGAAATCTAGGagttggagggccgcagtttgaggatgcctgccttacaTCATACATACATCATAACAAATGTATGCCACCTACAGGCAGAATAGCAACATTGCACAATACATATCTATTAGTGGGTGCCATGCACAAAACAACTGTACTACATAACCACAATATGAAGTATAAGATAATGCACAATGAACAACTTGCAAAGGCATGGCACAGATGAGCGTGATAGTTGCGAAATTGTGATTTTGCTGTTCACAGTAATATACATCAATTGTGAATTGTGCCTTTCAGGGCCCTCATGTGTAGTGTGACTTATGCATATCTGTGTTCCAAAGTGAACCTGGCCATTATGTATCATCAACACTCCCTTTGTCAATGCAATGGAGAATGCAGTGGCATGTGTTTTtctacttcatcagtgtcgcagatggacgatgaaagcgacagctcccctggtggccagaaaaagttaaaatagcctctgtgtatgtctgtatatgttgtatgccaaattggcattgaatgtttgccatatatgtgtacattgtaatctgccctgagtcccctgtggggtgagaagggcggaatataaatgctgcagataaataaataaaataaacactaaGGGAGAGACAAATTCAAGTGAccattcagattttaaaaaaccaaatcctGACCAGATACATGTACAAAAggcagcaattaaaacacaataaatattTTTAGACCTTCTTAAGTTTTAATGAGAAAATGTAGCAGAGTTTCTTCCAAACTAGATTCTCTGTTTGGGGGAATACATGTCTCCTTGCTCCCCATCTgaccattaaaaaaacaaaactaccccccccccccccgatacacTTTGGACTTCTTCTCACTACAGCTATTTATGGTTATTCCTTTTAACTATGCCTGTTCTTATTTATTCTATAAAAGGTCCTAGAAATGCTGAAAACTGTTactctagagataacattttctaACCAATTAGCTTTCCGGTGCTTGCTCTTTGTAACACTATttccttaaataaaataaattgctaTAAAGAACATCAGCCCACCCACCCCGGTTTCTAAACACTTAGAATCCGTTGAGGGTACTATTTATGGCAGAGCCCTTCCCACGACCCAGGGGAACTTCCTGTTAGCACCCATCATGCTTCATTAAGGAAACGTCTGAaacagtccaaaaaaaaaaaaaaaggaagggggagaagatgGTCAGAGATTTTGGTAAAACTGGCAAGAAAAGACATGTGAAAAGGAATGCGAAACAGAAGGATGTCCTTTATAACGTGTCAGGAGTTGCtcttgttgtgagagaattggctgtctgcaaggatgttgcccggggacGTCCaggtgatttttgatgtttttatcatccttgtgggaggcttctctcatgtccccgcattaggagctggagctgatagagggagctcatccgcctctccccggattcgaacctgcgacctgtcggtcttcaatcctgccggtacagggctttaacccactgtgccatcggagGCTCCATACAACATAACACCACAGTAAAATGACACTTCCTCTACCATAGGATTAGGATTAGGAAGTCCCAGGATTAGGAAAACAAGTTTGCAGATAGAATCTATCTACTACACCAAGAGGATTTTAACAAATGCTAACTTTTAACATTTACCTATTTTATTTGTGTCTTTTtttgcactctctctctctctctctatatatatataataataataatactaacagagTTATGATGCTGAATGGATGTATTCACAACAAACATTGATGTATATGATAAGTATCTAGTTCATAACTCTGTTAGTATTCTTATATGTATCTTTatatgtcaagacccagaagccttaatgaCGCCAAATACGATGTAAAAGGTTCAAACACAAGTTtatttgttataaaaaaaaaggcttggagacacttacttcagtgtctcaAGTAAGAACTAAGAGTTTGTAGCAAATGCACGGCGGAAAAAGCAacttaaatataatccggattattctggcatataatccggtataacaaaAACATGTAGCAATTCGCTTGAAATTCAGTGTCCAAAGAGCACACAAAAACAAGTTGATAATGAGCAAAAACAGTGTCCAAAAGCAGTCTGTAGTCCAAACATGTTCCAAGCAAGTTGAGATAGTCCAAAACAAGTAGCTGTTGCCAAACACGATCCGGAGTCAAAAATGGGAGAGTAGAAGTCGTCACTTACGGAGTTTcaagaagtaaacacaggaacacggagatctgtagtccaaggacccaaacttgagAATTGTGGCAGTAACAAAGAATCACACAcgaaaagacactttgccttctgcaaagacccattgaaacaaaacccacttatatcctaaagttcctcatcagaagatgaggtgctccccaccctttcatcatcgctctcagctgccccattccctgcagctgaacccagacccccatccctccacctttgccagcatcTGTCAAGACTTGCCACTCTTccgtaaacccctcaaagtcatcgctGGAGGTAGGCtgggtacagatatccctaatctcctgtacatGGGTCCAATcaagctcatcctcctccccatgtcactctcagtcccattactcccttcaaagcccatgaagtcttcatcctctgtaggagcgctaagtatatcacggatacgcttcctttgaatctccttgtagagaaatgtttattatagagtgtttaatgtactgtgtttaaactgtatttagggttacattagttgctatggcctaactgtaagagataggttgccatagtaacaaagcctcagaggaggtgggcggagtttaaggaataaaaggtttgaaagcgtcagttaatattcagtccggtggatgagacccggggaagaggttcagagtcagttagggctctgggttgtgaagctgtgagaattcagcagttcttagaatttgtgaatatttcttcagcaagagagctgaaggtgttaccttgttagattgcttaggttaaagaatctaacagagggggttttaaggatcgccagtaaggaaagactggtgatcagtggtttgttccgagtatagggcaaacagtgtggacattcacaatagggaactctgaagtagtataagcacctcactaaagaaggagtttgtagaattgtaacatcagaagcctgaatgtaactcaaaccagccattttgtaacatcaagccttgtgccaagttcaaattctcaaaactgcaacaattacgttctgttaacaataaaacttgttctctttgtatttcaaacctgcctcctccattgcttttatgcttggtgcattcaacactaccaaagtcacttcacaacacaactaaagataaacagagacataaaccagcatctctaaacatattggtggcagcttaattgatatttaaaagaaggttcctcacagaatattggtggcattaaagaagattaacacttcctcacataattttggtggcatctagtgggattagcgcttcCTCACactcctcatcagattcttgttcgcgagtagcccgcttgactcccctgctttcctccccatcccccatttcacagttggAGAAACCTTCGAAGGTTTCGGAATCTGtcggggccatgattatctctctaatccgctttcgctgctgctgctcctccaacacctgcgcagccctcttctccctcctaccagtagtagcaacgtTACCATCACGTTGTACTACAACATGATATGTGTTACTGTTTATGTACATGATTTTCAATGAATTTATTTGTAGCAAATCTTGATACATATATAATTttagtccaccagaggaaggcctggagtgagGCCGAAACTGGTTGTGGACTACGGATTTATGTTCAAATTGATGCAAGAACATACAGCAttgatacttttttgagtgactgttgtgttgtatgtatgtatgtatgtatttatttagaacttttatataccggtcttctcgacctccggagagggactcaggccagtttgcaacaaagattcataaacaatagttcaaaacatcacaccccataacacagtaatacataaaatacattaaaaagcaatcatataattacataaggccaagtcgtcaaaatgaaatcacaattcatcaccatctgtccgtgtggtcaagagttattgactcactcatcaaatgctaaattccacagccaagttttcaccagctttctaacagtcaggagagaaggggcagttctaatctccagtgggagagaggtccagagctgaggggccaccaccgagaaggccctgttcctcgtccccaccagacgcaattgtaTTAACTCAGGAACCCAttccttttattctttttttcctgcCATGTTCTTTGGAAGTTTGTTTAGACAAAGTTAATGGTTTTTTAATGGTCCACATTAATGGGAATTCACTTTTTGAACAATAAGAATTATATGTCACAGGGGAAGGGTTTTAGAGATGGGGCAtagcaaacaaaaaaacccccacaaaaaaccccaggtttggaaccactgttttcaactgatgttttaattggattatgtgtttttaatttattgtatatgCTGGATACAAGCTTACAAGGAGATCACAAGAGTGCTGGCCTTCTTCAGTTTAattcaatactccagaggacaggatccaatactccagagaacaggagcaggattcaaaacgatcttgacagattagagagatgggccaaaactaacaaaatgaagttcaatagtgacaaatgcaagatactccactttggcaggaaaaacaaaatgcaaagataaagaatgggggatgcctggcttgagagcagtacatgtgaaaaagatcttggagtcctcgtggacaacaaattaaacatgagccaacaatgtgatgtggcggcaaaaaaagccaatgggattttggcctgcatcaataggagcatagtgtctaggtccagggaagtaatactacccctctattctgctttggttagaccacatctggaatattgtgtccaattctgggcaccacaattcaggagagatattgacaagctggaatgtgtccaaaggagagtgactaaaatgatcaagggtctggagaacaagccctatgaggagcggctcaaggagctgggcaagtttagcctgaagaagagaaggctgagaggagatatgatagccatatatacatatgtgagaggaagccacagggaggagggagcaagcttgttttctgcttccttggagactaggacgcggaacaatggcttcaaactacaagagaggagattccatctgaacatgaggaagaacttcctgactgtgagagccgttcagcagtggaactctctgccccggagtgtggtggaggctccttctttggaagcttttaaacagaggctggatggccatctgtcaggggtgatttgaatgcaatattcctgcttcttggcagggggttggactggatggcccatgaggtctcttccaactctttgattctatgattctatgattctaattcctaACATCTGCTAGACTGCTACGCCAAAGTATACTGTATCAGAATGTGAAGATTTTATTATTCAAACAGCAATTTTATCAGTACAGTACTTTTGAACTTGTCAAGAAATCCAGTGATTGGCATAACTCATGTGGAAAACATGGCCTTTCTTTACCATTCATAAgtagcaaaatacaacaacattGTACTTAACAGACTGTGCAAAGGAGTCTATGGATATAGATCTTTCCTTCTTCCCAATCTGGTGGGTGTGCTGTGATCAATGTGCTGTTATTCTACAAGTCATTCAGAATTACACCTTAGAGACAAAGATGGCCATTTGATTTCTCAAGCTGCGCAAGTTAACATATGCTTCCTCCCACAATTTTCAGAGTAAGAAGCTTGTTGCTGAGAATAATTAACTCTGCTGCAGGCAGAAACACTCACATCACTTAAAGTATGTAGCTGGGAGACACATCTCAAGATATCTTTCTGAGCTCTTGCCTCGCTTCTGTTGAGGGTAATATGTCATAGGCACTTTCTGCCATAGCTTGTCAACAGAGATGTCCATCTTAGGAAAGAGAAGGCTGCCAGTCCCTTGCTGCCAATCTGCTTGTGGACATCTTTTCTTAATGGGTAACTTCTCTTCCACTTCTGATCACATTTCAGTTTAAGCCAGTCTTCAACATGGAGCTTCTTTGGAATGACAAAAGCTCAaacttgaaaaataataataaaagaaagtgCCTCTAGACACATTCTCAGAACACAGAAACCTGCTGTGTATCAGCTCAGACTGCTTGTCTACTATGACCAGAAGCAATTCAGCAGGATTTTAGCtagaattttttatatatataaaactagACATCCTAGTGAATTGACTCACAATTTCTtatctggagtctttttttttgtcTGTATAAAAGCTTTATTTGGGAATCTGGAGGCAAGctgctgccttccttccttccttcttcagaaCTTCTGGAACTGCTTCTTGGTGCCGGCAGCTTTGGTCACCTTCAGAACGAAGTGGATCATCTTGCTGAGCGGGTGGCACTCACCTACCGTCACAATGTCTTCGATCTGGACATCCCTGAAACAAGGGGACAGGTGCACCGACATATTCTTGTGGCGCTTCTCAAAGCGGTTGTACTTGCGGATGTAGTGCAAGTAGTCCCTGCGGATGATGATGGTGCACTGCATCTTCATCTTGGTGACCACTCCTAACAGGATGCGGCCTCGGATCGAGATGTTACCCATGAAAGGGCATTTCTTGTCAATGTAAGTACCTTCAATGGCCTCCTTGGGGTTCTTGAAACCCAGGCTGATGTTCTTGTAATAGTGAGGGAGCTTCTCTTTGCCAGTGTCCCCCAGAAGCACTCGCTTCTTGTTCTGGAAGATGGTGGGCTGCTTCTGGTAAGCCCTCTCCGTCTGTGTGTCTGCCATCTTGGGCTGCGTGTCCGCCATCTTATCTGGAGTCTTTATAGTGTTATCAAAAAGGGGACTCCAAAAGACAAGGAATAAATTATTGGCTCTTGAGATTTTATTCTGCCCCTTTTCCCAAATTCCAAAACCAAATAGATCCTCCTTTCCGAGACCAGCCCCAGGTTGCATAAGCATcacacattttcccctttcttgcATCATCACAATAAGCAGGATTCAGCCCCAATAGTTTTGCCTCACAAAAGACCCCAACATAGCAAAACCCAAAACCTAATTATCCACTTTCTCACCCTTTTGGTCACCCCTGTGAAACCCATCAGGACACAAAGTGCAGATTGTCGTTAAAACACTggacactaggcctgggcggtttcgtttcgttaatttgtaattcgttaataattcgttaatttttccaattacaaaatgataacgaaccattctggagcaattatttaaaaaaacgaatttttaaacacgttttgtaaatgcttcgtatttcgttattgtattcgtttcgttattgttctgaggtcgtttcgttattatttccgcatgtctgggccagttttatggtttaattagtgaaaaaaaattataatatcacaccaacagtcaagaacagagggagagggaagcttcagaagtttttggaggttttttagcgtatttcgcggtcgcgtccgccattaacgaattgattcgttattgtttcggaaatcgattcgttaattttttaccatttacgaaatttcgtaaatatcgaactttttaaaaggaaaatttgtaattattttaaatattgaaacaaaaaaaccccccaaatacaaatcgattttagaaacaaatttttccattgttacccaggcctactggacaCATCAACGCATCCAGGAATCATATTATACCAAACCCGGGGAAGTGGCCTCTACGGATAATCCTGTCAAGCATCCATTATCTCCCAACCTTGCTCTCATTCCATCCCCAAACCCTCTCAAAGAGGTGGACACACCAGGCAACAGATAGCTCTCCTTTTGAACCAATGAGATTGTGgatccttgggaagtctgatctggccacagtggtccatgctcttgttacatcccgaatagattactgcaatgcactctatgtggggttgcctttgaagactgttcggaaacttcaattagtccaacgggcggcagccagactactcaccggagcatcatacagggaacataccacccctctgctatatcagctccactagctgccgatccagttcctatacggctccagcccagcgtacctgtccgaacgcatctccctctacgtcccgcctcagagtttaagatcctctggggaggccctgctctcagccccacctttatcacaagtgaagtTGGTGGgtacgaggagcagggccttctcggtcgtggcccctcgcctgtggaatacgctcccaggggaaattaggtcatcgacatccctcctctctttcagaaggaaactaaaaacatggatatgggaccaggcttttgggtaatctggcagacagacaaaggacaatgacgactagagttggataggattatgacaatgcggaatgaacttatGGATTTTGaacttggcgaacgttgatcactggattggcttttattagttgttattgtataattggactgttttaactatttataactgtcgctgctatgtattttatcttactatgtgtactgtgggcatcgaattgtgcctttttttcctgtttcttgggagGTCTGCAATAtttgcatttccatttttttattaaccacaaaagaaatgctatatacataaaaagaggtggaacaatatagtgaaagaaaagtaggaaataaagatgtataagtattaacaaaaactacttcattcttttctttaagccAGATCCTTTACAGCGATTCAActtgttctcctctttttttctaaacacctaatattttttattgcatttatattcatttcattacaaaaataatctctataattcatataattactttttttcccctttcccctgttGTTCTACCCCTCgtgctccccatctccggagTTCTTTTCTTTATACTCCCGCCAGAACCTCATTTTTTCTGGTGGGGgttggttcccatcttctttcctcaatgcttcctcaataaatattttccacatATTTTCGaaatcattatccttccttaggccttttttaacctttaaattgcatattaatttatcatttattcctaatttccaaatttccttgtaccattcttctatcttaatttccacctctcctttccaatattttgctattagtagccttgcagccattaacaacattgttatcagattctcttcattttccttccattcatctgtattgtaaatagataacagtatagtcgctggatttatattaatttttttcttcataatactttctatttctactataacttttccccagaaactcggtacatatttgcattgccaccacatgtggatatacgTACCCCTTTCTTGGcacgaattgtgccttttgtaagcctccctaagtcccccttcgggggttgagaagggcggggtagaaatgttcgaaataaataaataaaaaataaaatagaactgCAACCATTACTTCTTTTTTTTATGATCTAAAAATATATGTAACACCCTTGCTTGTACCTAGAAAGCATGCTAGATTTGGGAACTGCCCCAAGTGTTCACCCTGGCCAGAGCCAAATAAAATGATATCTGTTCCTGCCT containing:
- the LOC132778520 gene encoding small ribosomal subunit protein uS17-like, yielding MADTQTERAYQKQPTIFQNKKRVLLGDTGKEKLPHYYKNISLGFKNPKEAIEGTYIDKKCPFMGNISIRGRILLGVVTKMKMQCTIIIRRDYLHYIRKYNRFEKRHKNMSVHLSPCFRDVQIEDIVTVGECHPLSKMIHFVLKVTKAAGTKKQFQKF